The following are from one region of the Brienomyrus brachyistius isolate T26 chromosome 4, BBRACH_0.4, whole genome shotgun sequence genome:
- the LOC125739882 gene encoding NACHT, LRR and PYD domains-containing protein 3-like isoform X2: MAHQENSLTDLLLENLKELDDEELKEFKWKLSHTKYNELKPLPRGQVKHLDRTDLADTMISSYREVGALEVTLEILKNMTLNDLAERLKEDLQKCNQLVNERGDVSEKRELILHRIKCNLKKKFECVFQGKAKEGQSTLLKEIYTEVCIIEGGAGGVNDEHEVRQIETASKKRRTEDTTVKCNDIFKPLCRRETPIRTVLTKGVAGIGKTVSVQKFILDWADGKANQDIHFIFALPFRNLNLLEGEFSLIELLHHFDQELKSFQSTELFRCKVLIIFDGLDECRLLLNFKNNKSFSDVTKKTSLDVLLTNLIKGNLLPSALLWITSRPAATSQIPLEYIDQVTEIRGFSDAQKEEYFKKRFNDESLAERIIRHMKSSRSLFIMCHIPVFCCISATVLESLFSKTDIGEIPKTFTEMYTHFLIFQTSLKHSKYVLQTPVTEKRTSWFRKLKDGWGERNETNHIKCFLLKLGKLAFHNLQKSNIIFYEKDLEQSDLDVRETSVYSGVCTEVFKEEYGLYQTKVYCFVHLSIQEYFAALYVFLSKSSANLLKTAVNQALKSKNGHLDLYLRFLLGLSTDSSKTLLERLLGQTGFSSHNIGKTAEYIKSKINKNLSPERTINLFHCLNELGDNSLVEEVQRYLNSGNLSAEDLSPAQYSALAFVLLMSDEELDVFDLNKFFRSDNEHWRLLPVVKTSKTALLNSCSLTESCCDTLALTLRSNSSPLRELDLSNNDLQDSGVKLLSAGLGDSHCKLEILRLSGCRVKERGCTSLASALRSNPSHLRELDLSYNHPGDSGVKLLYAVLEDPSCKLEKLNVDHSGECRTRPGLQKYSCQLTLDPNTANRLLSLSEGNRKVTRGAEQPYPDHPERFDSCNQVLCRESLTGRCYWEAEWSGGGADIAVTYKGIERKGQSASSSLGANDKSWMLTCLSDSYSVQHNDKQTDIPIKPSGSRRVGVYLDQAAGTLSFYRVSSDGLTLLYSFTSSFTEPLYPGFWVHYVSSMSLCMLG, translated from the exons ATGGCTCACCAAGAG AACTCGCTCACCGACCTCTTGCTGGAGAATCTGAAGGAGCTCGATGATGAAGAGCTGAAGGAGTTTAAATGGAAACTGAGTCACACAAAGTATAATGAGTTAAAGCCCCTTCCCAGGGGTCAGGTGAAGCACTTGGATAGAACAGACCTCGCCGACACGATGATAAGTTCCTACAGGGAAGTTGGTGCTCTTGAAGTCACACTAGAAATCCTGAAGAATATGACCCTGAATGACCTTGCTGAGAGACTGAAGGAAGACCTGCAGAAGT GTAATCAATTAGTAAATGAGCGGGGTGACGTATCAGAGAAAA GGGAGCTAATTTTgcacagaataaaatgtaacctgaagaagaaatttgagtgtgtatttcaagggaaagctaaggaaggacagtcaacacttctcaaagagatttacacagaagtcTGCATAATTgaagggggagctggaggagtcaatgatgaacatgaagtgagacagattgaaacagcatccaagaaaaggcgaacagaagatactacagtcaagtgcaatgatatatttaaacccttatgtaggcgtgagacacctatcagaactgtactcactaaaggggttgcaggtatcgggaaaacagtctctgtgcagaaatttattctagaCTGGGCAgatggaaaagcaaaccaggacattcacttcatatttgctcttcctttccggaacCTGAATTTGCTTGAGGGTGAAttcagtctgattgaactgcttcaccactttgatCAAGAACTAAAGTCATTTCAATCTACTGAGCTGTTTAGGTGCAAAGTCTTgatcatctttgatggtctagATGAGTGTCGTCTTCTTCTTAATTTTAAGAACAATAAGAGCTTTtctgatgtaacaaagaaaacatcactggatgtgctgttgactaacctcattaaaggAAATttgctcccatccgctctcctctggataacctcccggccagcagcaaccAGTCAGATACCTCTTGAGTACATcgaccaggtgacagagatacgagggttcagtgatgcccagaaggaggagtatttcaagaagagatttaatgatGAGAGCCTGGCTGAAAGGATTATCAGACAtatgaaatcatcaaggagcctcttcatcatgtgccacatacctgtgttctgctgtatttcagccactgtccttGAGAGTCTTTTTAGCAAAACTGACATTGGTGAAATTCCAAAGACTtttactgaaatgtacacacacttcctaatctttcagacaagtttaaaacaTAGCAAGTATGTGCTCCAGACCCCTGTGACCGAGAAGAGGACAAGCTGGTTCAGAAAATTGAAGGATGGATGGGGGGAAAGAAATGAAACCAACCATATTAAATGCTTCCTtctaaaacttggtaaactggcttttcaTAACCTTCAGAAAAGCAATATCATATTTTATGAAAAAGATCTTGAACAGAGTGACCTTGACGTCAGagaaacttcagtttactctggagtgtgcacagaagtctttaaggaGGAATATGGGTTGTATCAGACAAAGgtttactgctttgtgcatctgagcattcaGGAGTAtttcgctgctttatatgtctTTCTATCAAAGTCATCAGCTAACCtactgaagactgcagtgaatcaggcattaaagagcaagaatggacacttggacctctacctccgcttcctcctgggcctttcaacagactccagtaagactctctTAGAAAGGCTACTGGGACAGACAGGATTCAGCTCACATAACATTGGGAAAACAGCCGAATACATCAAgagtaaaataaataagaatttatctccagaaaggaccatcaacctgttccactgtctaaatgaactgggtgacaattctttAGTAGAGgaggtacaaagatacctgaattcaggaaatcTTTCAGCAGAAgatctctcacctgcacagtattcagctctggcctttgtgttactgatgtcagatgaggagctggatgtgtttgatctgaataAATTCTTCAGATCAGATAATGAGCACTGGAGGCTGttgcctgtggtcaagacatCCAAGACAGCTCT gctgaacagctgtagtCTCACAGAGTCATGCTGTGACACGTTGGCTTtaactctcagatcaaactcctcacccctgagagagctggacctgagtaacaatgacctgcaggattcaggagtgaagctgctctctgctggactgggggattcacactgcaaattggagatactgag gctgtcaggctgtagagtcaaaGAGAGAGGCTGtacttccctggcttcagctctgagatcaaacccctcacatctgagagagctggacctgagctacaatcacccaggagactcaggggtgaagctgctctatgctgtactggaggatcccagctgtaaactggagaagctgaa tgtggatcacagtggagagtgcaggaccagaccaggcttacagaaat actcctgccagctgacgctggaccccaacacagcaaacagactcctgtctctgtcagaggggaacaggaaggtgacacggggggcagagcagccatatcctgatcatccagagcgATTTGACAGCTGtaaccaagttctgtgcagagagagtctgactggtcgctgttactgggaggctgagtggagtggaggtGGAGCTGATAtagcagtgacttataaaggaatagAGAGGAAAGGACAGAGTGCTAGCTCTTCACTTGgagccaatgacaagtcatggatgctgacCTGCCtttctgacagttactctgtccagCACAATGATAAACAGACTgacatacccataaagccctcaggctcccgcagagtaggagtgtatctggaccaggcggctggtactctgtccttctacagagtctcctctgatggactgaccctcctgtacagcttcacctcctcattcactgaacccctctatccagggttttgggttcattatgTCTCCTCCATGtcactgtgcatgctgggatag
- the LOC125739882 gene encoding NACHT, LRR and PYD domains-containing protein 3-like isoform X1, which translates to MAHQENSLTDLLLENLKELDDEELKEFKWKLSHTKYNELKPLPRGQVKHLDRTDLADTMISSYREVGALEVTLEILKNMTLNDLAERLKEDLQKCNQLVNERGDVSEKRELILHRIKCNLKKKFECVFQGKAKEGQSTLLKEIYTEVCIIEGGAGGVNDEHEVRQIETASKKRRTEDTTVKCNDIFKPLCRRETPIRTVLTKGVAGIGKTVSVQKFILDWADGKANQDIHFIFALPFRNLNLLEGEFSLIELLHHFDQELKSFQSTELFRCKVLIIFDGLDECRLLLNFKNNKSFSDVTKKTSLDVLLTNLIKGNLLPSALLWITSRPAATSQIPLEYIDQVTEIRGFSDAQKEEYFKKRFNDESLAERIIRHMKSSRSLFIMCHIPVFCCISATVLESLFSKTDIGEIPKTFTEMYTHFLIFQTSLKHSKYVLQTPVTEKRTSWFRKLKDGWGERNETNHIKCFLLKLGKLAFHNLQKSNIIFYEKDLEQSDLDVRETSVYSGVCTEVFKEEYGLYQTKVYCFVHLSIQEYFAALYVFLSKSSANLLKTAVNQALKSKNGHLDLYLRFLLGLSTDSSKTLLERLLGQTGFSSHNIGKTAEYIKSKINKNLSPERTINLFHCLNELGDNSLVEEVQRYLNSGNLSAEDLSPAQYSALAFVLLMSDEELDVFDLNKFFRSDNEHWRLLPVVKTSKTALLNSCSLTESCCDTLALTLRSNSSPLRELDLSNNDLQDSGVKLLSAGLGDSHCKLEILRLSGCRVKERGCTSLASALRSNPSHLRELDLSYNHPGDSGVKLLYAVLEDPSCKLEKLNVDHSGECRTRPGLQKYGFPSSCFDSCQLTLDPNTANRLLSLSEGNRKVTRGAEQPYPDHPERFDSCNQVLCRESLTGRCYWEAEWSGGGADIAVTYKGIERKGQSASSSLGANDKSWMLTCLSDSYSVQHNDKQTDIPIKPSGSRRVGVYLDQAAGTLSFYRVSSDGLTLLYSFTSSFTEPLYPGFWVHYVSSMSLCMLG; encoded by the exons ATGGCTCACCAAGAG AACTCGCTCACCGACCTCTTGCTGGAGAATCTGAAGGAGCTCGATGATGAAGAGCTGAAGGAGTTTAAATGGAAACTGAGTCACACAAAGTATAATGAGTTAAAGCCCCTTCCCAGGGGTCAGGTGAAGCACTTGGATAGAACAGACCTCGCCGACACGATGATAAGTTCCTACAGGGAAGTTGGTGCTCTTGAAGTCACACTAGAAATCCTGAAGAATATGACCCTGAATGACCTTGCTGAGAGACTGAAGGAAGACCTGCAGAAGT GTAATCAATTAGTAAATGAGCGGGGTGACGTATCAGAGAAAA GGGAGCTAATTTTgcacagaataaaatgtaacctgaagaagaaatttgagtgtgtatttcaagggaaagctaaggaaggacagtcaacacttctcaaagagatttacacagaagtcTGCATAATTgaagggggagctggaggagtcaatgatgaacatgaagtgagacagattgaaacagcatccaagaaaaggcgaacagaagatactacagtcaagtgcaatgatatatttaaacccttatgtaggcgtgagacacctatcagaactgtactcactaaaggggttgcaggtatcgggaaaacagtctctgtgcagaaatttattctagaCTGGGCAgatggaaaagcaaaccaggacattcacttcatatttgctcttcctttccggaacCTGAATTTGCTTGAGGGTGAAttcagtctgattgaactgcttcaccactttgatCAAGAACTAAAGTCATTTCAATCTACTGAGCTGTTTAGGTGCAAAGTCTTgatcatctttgatggtctagATGAGTGTCGTCTTCTTCTTAATTTTAAGAACAATAAGAGCTTTtctgatgtaacaaagaaaacatcactggatgtgctgttgactaacctcattaaaggAAATttgctcccatccgctctcctctggataacctcccggccagcagcaaccAGTCAGATACCTCTTGAGTACATcgaccaggtgacagagatacgagggttcagtgatgcccagaaggaggagtatttcaagaagagatttaatgatGAGAGCCTGGCTGAAAGGATTATCAGACAtatgaaatcatcaaggagcctcttcatcatgtgccacatacctgtgttctgctgtatttcagccactgtccttGAGAGTCTTTTTAGCAAAACTGACATTGGTGAAATTCCAAAGACTtttactgaaatgtacacacacttcctaatctttcagacaagtttaaaacaTAGCAAGTATGTGCTCCAGACCCCTGTGACCGAGAAGAGGACAAGCTGGTTCAGAAAATTGAAGGATGGATGGGGGGAAAGAAATGAAACCAACCATATTAAATGCTTCCTtctaaaacttggtaaactggcttttcaTAACCTTCAGAAAAGCAATATCATATTTTATGAAAAAGATCTTGAACAGAGTGACCTTGACGTCAGagaaacttcagtttactctggagtgtgcacagaagtctttaaggaGGAATATGGGTTGTATCAGACAAAGgtttactgctttgtgcatctgagcattcaGGAGTAtttcgctgctttatatgtctTTCTATCAAAGTCATCAGCTAACCtactgaagactgcagtgaatcaggcattaaagagcaagaatggacacttggacctctacctccgcttcctcctgggcctttcaacagactccagtaagactctctTAGAAAGGCTACTGGGACAGACAGGATTCAGCTCACATAACATTGGGAAAACAGCCGAATACATCAAgagtaaaataaataagaatttatctccagaaaggaccatcaacctgttccactgtctaaatgaactgggtgacaattctttAGTAGAGgaggtacaaagatacctgaattcaggaaatcTTTCAGCAGAAgatctctcacctgcacagtattcagctctggcctttgtgttactgatgtcagatgaggagctggatgtgtttgatctgaataAATTCTTCAGATCAGATAATGAGCACTGGAGGCTGttgcctgtggtcaagacatCCAAGACAGCTCT gctgaacagctgtagtCTCACAGAGTCATGCTGTGACACGTTGGCTTtaactctcagatcaaactcctcacccctgagagagctggacctgagtaacaatgacctgcaggattcaggagtgaagctgctctctgctggactgggggattcacactgcaaattggagatactgag gctgtcaggctgtagagtcaaaGAGAGAGGCTGtacttccctggcttcagctctgagatcaaacccctcacatctgagagagctggacctgagctacaatcacccaggagactcaggggtgaagctgctctatgctgtactggaggatcccagctgtaaactggagaagctgaa tgtggatcacagtggagagtgcaggaccagaccaggcttacagaaat atggatttccaagTTCATGTTTTG actcctgccagctgacgctggaccccaacacagcaaacagactcctgtctctgtcagaggggaacaggaaggtgacacggggggcagagcagccatatcctgatcatccagagcgATTTGACAGCTGtaaccaagttctgtgcagagagagtctgactggtcgctgttactgggaggctgagtggagtggaggtGGAGCTGATAtagcagtgacttataaaggaatagAGAGGAAAGGACAGAGTGCTAGCTCTTCACTTGgagccaatgacaagtcatggatgctgacCTGCCtttctgacagttactctgtccagCACAATGATAAACAGACTgacatacccataaagccctcaggctcccgcagagtaggagtgtatctggaccaggcggctggtactctgtccttctacagagtctcctctgatggactgaccctcctgtacagcttcacctcctcattcactgaacccctctatccagggttttgggttcattatgTCTCCTCCATGtcactgtgcatgctgggatag